A window of the Mucilaginibacter sp. cycad4 genome harbors these coding sequences:
- the rpe gene encoding ribulose-phosphate 3-epimerase — MNHLIAPSILAADFANLQRDIEMINNSEADWIHVDIMDGMFVPNISFGFPVVSAVKKHAAKPLDVHLMIVDPDRYLKAFKDAGADSITVHQEACPHLHRTVQAIKQLGCKAAVAINPATPVFMLEDIVADLDMVLIMSVNPGFGAQSFIDNTYKKIKELRTLSAEKNPGLLIEIDGGVDANNIAKLIEAGANVFVAGTSVFSSANQVAAISKLKHA, encoded by the coding sequence ATGAATCACCTCATAGCACCATCTATCTTAGCAGCCGATTTTGCCAACCTGCAACGCGATATTGAAATGATCAATAACAGCGAAGCCGACTGGATCCACGTTGATATTATGGATGGTATGTTTGTACCCAATATCTCTTTTGGTTTCCCGGTTGTAAGCGCAGTAAAAAAACACGCTGCCAAACCACTTGATGTTCACCTGATGATAGTTGACCCGGATCGTTACCTGAAAGCTTTTAAAGATGCCGGGGCCGATAGTATCACTGTGCACCAGGAAGCTTGTCCGCATTTGCACCGCACGGTTCAGGCCATTAAGCAATTAGGCTGTAAAGCAGCTGTTGCTATTAACCCGGCCACCCCGGTATTTATGCTGGAAGATATTGTTGCCGATTTGGATATGGTTTTGATCATGTCTGTTAACCCCGGTTTTGGGGCCCAGTCTTTTATCGATAACACTTATAAAAAGATTAAAGAACTCAGGACACTAAGTGCCGAAAAAAATCCCGGACTGTTAATTGAAATTGACGGTGGGGTGGATGCTAACAATATAGCAAAACTGATAGAAGCCGGAGCAAATGTGTTTGTTGCGGGCACTTCAGTGTTCTCGTCGGCCAACCAGGTGGCCGCGATATCAAAACTCAAACATGCCTAA
- the serC gene encoding 3-phosphoserine/phosphohydroxythreonine transaminase — MKHNFGAGPGILPHEVLKQASEAVIDFNGTGLSLLEISHRSKEFEAVLDEAVSLVKELFNVPEGYSVLFLQGGASTQFALAPYNLLPEGGKAAYVETGVWANKALKEAKYFGEVQVVATSKEANFTYIPKDFEIPADAAYIHITSNNTIYGTQLQEFFKSPIPVVCDMSSDIFSRVVNVADFGLIYAGAQKNMGPAGVTLVIVKNDLLDKTGRKIPAMFNYQTQIEGGSMYNTPPVFAIYVSMLTLKWLKAKGGVPAIEQENITKARVLYEEIDRNPLFKAVAAVEDRSKMNVCFVMENAELEKPFLKLAEERGIVGIKGHRSVGGFRASIYNALPISSIYALIDVMQEFAEKNK; from the coding sequence ATGAAACATAATTTTGGTGCCGGACCCGGCATTCTACCACACGAAGTTTTAAAGCAAGCTTCAGAAGCAGTTATTGATTTTAATGGTACTGGACTCTCTTTGCTTGAAATTTCACACCGATCGAAAGAGTTTGAAGCCGTTTTAGACGAAGCTGTAAGCCTGGTAAAAGAATTATTCAACGTTCCTGAAGGTTACTCGGTATTGTTTTTGCAAGGCGGTGCCAGCACCCAGTTTGCTTTGGCCCCTTACAACCTGTTACCTGAAGGCGGCAAAGCAGCTTATGTTGAAACCGGTGTTTGGGCCAATAAAGCTTTAAAAGAAGCTAAGTATTTTGGCGAAGTACAGGTTGTAGCTACCTCAAAAGAGGCCAACTTTACTTACATCCCTAAGGATTTTGAAATCCCGGCTGATGCTGCTTATATCCACATTACTTCTAACAATACCATTTACGGTACCCAGTTACAGGAGTTCTTTAAATCGCCAATCCCGGTGGTTTGCGATATGTCGTCAGATATTTTCAGCCGCGTGGTTAATGTTGCCGATTTTGGTTTGATTTATGCCGGTGCTCAGAAAAATATGGGCCCTGCCGGTGTTACATTGGTTATTGTTAAGAATGACCTGCTGGATAAAACCGGTCGTAAGATCCCTGCAATGTTCAACTACCAAACTCAAATTGAAGGTGGTTCAATGTACAATACCCCTCCGGTATTTGCTATCTACGTTTCAATGCTTACCCTTAAATGGTTAAAAGCAAAAGGTGGCGTACCGGCAATTGAGCAGGAAAACATCACCAAAGCACGTGTACTTTATGAGGAAATTGACCGTAACCCATTGTTTAAAGCAGTAGCTGCCGTTGAAGACCGCTCAAAAATGAACGTTTGCTTCGTGATGGAAAATGCTGAGTTGGAGAAACCATTCCTGAAACTTGCCGAAGAACGCGGTATAGTAGGCATTAAAGGCCATAGAAGTGTAGGCGGTTTCCGCGCTTCAATTTACAACGCATTGCCAATAAGCAGCATCTACGCGCTGATTGACGTAATGCAGGAATTTGCTGAAAAGAATAAGTAG
- a CDS encoding D-2-hydroxyacid dehydrogenase: MIKILANDGIDPIGKKMLEDAGFFVDTNNIPQDELPEKLKNYDAITVRSATKVRKALIDATPNLKLIGRGGVGVDNIDVDYAKEKGIGVYNTPASSSLSVAELVFASLFGSVRFLPDSNRKMPVDGGTKFNDLKKAYAKGVELRGKTLGIVGFGRIGREVAKIAIGVGMDVLAYDLFDFNPELDLVLGGGIAVKASVKKSTLDEIITTADFITLHTPFIDKALLGAEELAKTKKGVGLVNISRGGLIDELALVDALNSGQVSFAALDVFDNEPTPRAEILTHPKISLTPHIGAATNEAQERIGVELASLIIDHFKKA; encoded by the coding sequence ATGATCAAAATATTAGCTAATGACGGTATCGACCCGATAGGTAAAAAAATGCTGGAAGATGCCGGCTTTTTTGTTGATACCAACAATATCCCACAGGACGAGCTTCCTGAAAAATTGAAAAACTATGACGCTATTACCGTACGTAGTGCTACTAAAGTACGCAAAGCATTAATCGACGCTACGCCTAACCTGAAACTGATCGGTCGCGGTGGTGTAGGTGTTGATAATATTGACGTTGATTATGCCAAAGAAAAAGGCATCGGTGTTTACAATACTCCGGCATCATCTTCTTTATCAGTAGCTGAACTGGTATTTGCCAGCCTATTTGGTTCTGTACGTTTTTTACCAGACAGCAATCGCAAAATGCCGGTTGATGGCGGCACTAAATTCAACGATCTGAAAAAAGCTTATGCCAAAGGTGTTGAGCTTCGCGGTAAAACTTTAGGTATCGTAGGTTTTGGCCGTATCGGCAGGGAAGTAGCTAAAATAGCTATCGGTGTTGGTATGGATGTTTTAGCTTATGACCTTTTTGATTTCAACCCTGAGCTGGATCTTGTTTTAGGCGGTGGTATTGCTGTTAAAGCATCTGTTAAAAAATCTACACTTGATGAAATTATCACTACTGCTGATTTCATTACGTTGCATACTCCATTTATCGACAAAGCTCTTTTGGGTGCCGAAGAATTGGCTAAAACTAAAAAAGGTGTTGGCCTGGTAAATATTTCACGCGGCGGTTTGATCGACGAGCTTGCTTTGGTTGATGCTTTAAACAGCGGCCAGGTTTCATTTGCAGCACTTGACGTGTTCGATAATGAGCCAACCCCTCGTGCTGAGATCTTAACTCATCCAAAAATTTCCCTAACCCCTCATATTGGTGCAGCTACCAACGAGGCCCAGGAAAGGATTGGTGTTGAGCTTGCAAGCCTGATCATCGATCATTTCAAAAAAGCATAA
- a CDS encoding MBL fold metallo-hydrolase encodes MKLTIHGAARQVTGSMHLLEVGQYKILVDCGLDYEKDHSIISNENFPFRPEDIDVVVLTHAHIDHSGNLPTLIRLGFEGQILCTPPTADLTELLLLDSVNIFMRKAASKGGHHKRGRGKFNTHAQPLYMQKHVMDTVERFVTIGFNKPFRITGDIELTFVPVGHLLGAAAAVFKINDKGEEKTIAFTGDIGRKNYPVLNDPQPLPPVDYLVSEATYGGRYHSKDKTVEQTLIEVIEKACIKEQGRLIIPAFSIGRTQSLVYTLNKIFSTGLLPPVKVFVDSPMATQATEVFRKYHNHVNQEAQEFYQKRGDEFEFDNLTYVETLKDSRQISNYWEPCIIISSAGMLEGGRIQDHLFYNIQNYYATILFIGYCAKGTLGHRLLRGDSIVHIKDRELSVYATIKQTDVLSAHGDHDDLMGNIKAIGPDKLKQVFLVHGEGESMQLLANDLEKEGYGVTMPEKGISYII; translated from the coding sequence ATGAAACTAACTATACACGGGGCGGCCCGACAAGTAACCGGGAGCATGCATTTGCTCGAGGTTGGACAATATAAAATTTTAGTGGATTGCGGGCTTGATTATGAAAAGGACCACAGCATCATATCTAACGAAAACTTCCCATTTCGCCCCGAAGACATTGACGTGGTAGTACTTACTCATGCGCATATCGATCACTCGGGCAACCTGCCTACCTTAATCCGCTTAGGTTTTGAGGGGCAGATACTTTGCACCCCTCCGACAGCCGATTTGACAGAGTTACTCTTACTCGATTCTGTAAATATTTTCATGCGTAAAGCAGCAAGTAAAGGTGGTCATCATAAACGCGGCAGGGGCAAATTCAACACTCACGCGCAGCCGCTGTACATGCAAAAACATGTTATGGATACAGTGGAACGCTTTGTCACCATAGGTTTTAACAAACCGTTTCGCATTACAGGTGATATCGAACTGACGTTTGTACCTGTTGGCCACTTGTTGGGTGCAGCAGCAGCAGTATTTAAAATAAACGATAAAGGCGAAGAAAAAACTATAGCTTTTACCGGCGATATCGGCAGGAAGAATTACCCGGTTTTAAATGATCCGCAGCCCCTCCCTCCGGTTGATTACCTGGTTTCGGAAGCTACCTACGGCGGGCGTTATCACAGTAAAGACAAAACCGTTGAACAAACCCTGATAGAAGTTATTGAGAAGGCTTGTATTAAAGAGCAAGGCCGTTTAATTATCCCGGCGTTCAGTATCGGGCGTACGCAATCATTGGTTTATACTTTAAACAAGATCTTCAGCACCGGCCTGCTGCCGCCTGTTAAGGTTTTTGTTGACAGCCCGATGGCCACCCAGGCTACCGAGGTATTCCGAAAGTACCATAATCACGTTAACCAGGAAGCGCAGGAGTTTTATCAAAAACGCGGCGATGAATTTGAGTTTGACAACCTTACTTACGTTGAAACGCTGAAAGATAGCCGGCAAATCTCCAATTACTGGGAGCCCTGCATTATCATATCATCGGCAGGAATGCTTGAAGGGGGCCGCATCCAGGACCACCTGTTTTATAATATCCAAAACTACTATGCCACTATCCTTTTCATTGGCTATTGCGCCAAGGGGACATTGGGGCATCGTTTGCTACGGGGCGATTCCATTGTTCATATCAAAGACCGTGAACTGTCTGTTTACGCTACTATTAAACAAACCGACGTACTCAGTGCCCATGGCGATCATGACGACCTGATGGGTAATATTAAAGCTATTGGCCCTGATAAGCTAAAGCAGGTATTCCTGGTACATGGTGAAGGCGAAAGCATGCAATTGTTAGCCAACGACCTGGAGAAGGAAGGCTATGGTGTTACGATGCCGGAGAAGGGTATTTCGTATATTATATAA